A genome region from Cognatishimia activa includes the following:
- the proC gene encoding pyrroline-5-carboxylate reductase — protein sequence MSIGEKIGNGGLLLLGCGKMGGAMLRGWLAQGLAAGQVTVLDPYPADWLVALEADGLRLNKQPETAPDIAVIATKPQIMADAIPGVAAFGNGPTMFISVAAGTLISTFEEMLGDKTPIIRVMPNTPAAIGAGISALVSNDSVSGDQMALAEELLAAVGQTVLLDNEDQMHAVTALSGSGPAYVFAMAEAMTSAGEKLGLPADMAKKLALGTIAGAGRLMLESGTKPATLREQVTSPNGTTYAGLQVLQQSPEGLQDLIDATLKAASDRSEELAKG from the coding sequence ATGAGTATAGGTGAGAAAATCGGGAATGGCGGCCTCTTGCTGTTGGGATGCGGCAAGATGGGCGGCGCGATGCTGCGCGGTTGGCTTGCGCAGGGTCTGGCAGCGGGTCAGGTCACAGTTCTCGATCCTTATCCAGCGGATTGGCTGGTGGCACTTGAAGCAGACGGTCTGCGTCTGAACAAACAGCCAGAGACCGCGCCCGATATTGCTGTGATCGCGACAAAGCCTCAGATCATGGCAGATGCCATCCCGGGTGTGGCAGCGTTCGGTAATGGCCCGACCATGTTCATCTCTGTGGCGGCAGGCACGCTGATCTCGACCTTTGAAGAGATGCTCGGCGACAAAACCCCGATCATCCGCGTGATGCCAAACACACCTGCGGCGATCGGTGCAGGGATCTCGGCGCTGGTGTCCAATGACTCTGTGTCTGGCGACCAAATGGCTTTGGCCGAAGAACTCTTGGCCGCTGTGGGTCAGACAGTCCTCTTGGACAACGAAGACCAGATGCATGCGGTTACGGCCCTTTCGGGCTCTGGCCCGGCCTATGTCTTTGCCATGGCCGAGGCGATGACGTCGGCAGGAGAAAAGCTTGGCTTGCCGGCTGATATGGCGAAAAAGCTCGCGCTGGGCACCATCGCCGGCGCAGGACGTTTGATGCTGGAAAGCGGCACAAAGCCCGCTACTTTGCGCGAACAGGTGACCTCACCGAATGGCACGACCTACGCGGGGCTTCAGGTGCTGCAACAATCGCCTGAAGGGCTGCAAGACTTGATCGACGCGACGCTCAAAGCGGCGTCTGATCGCAGCGAAGAGCTGGCGAAAGGTTGA
- a CDS encoding Hint domain-containing protein, which translates to MPFLYVYSPSDFVETPPAESGAMAAGSGTFTLELAPSATPTLIEVNDADGVLDEVDYSQTLDSGANIDGTEYAAGTTIHSAYDLLNTDTGHKVTSLHFGGDGYEQGAIHGMVSTVRFEPGQTYTFNVERTSHRKNNQYEDYVACFAADTLIGTSKGDIRAIDLNAGDLVETQDAAAQVLRMKLSREVGAEELAKRPNLRPICITAGALGQGLPKRDLWVSPQHRMLVDGPLCERMFGRTSVLIPARKMCALPGVYEDTSCTSVTYVHLVFDSHQLVFAEGAPSESFFNGANELAGMSEAARQEFLTLFPQADTHRIQSDAVRPILKGAQARDLARRLGKNNQRALKLG; encoded by the coding sequence TTGCCATTTCTATACGTCTATAGCCCAAGCGATTTCGTAGAGACTCCACCCGCAGAGTCTGGTGCGATGGCCGCAGGATCTGGCACGTTCACGCTCGAGCTTGCGCCCAGCGCAACGCCCACGCTGATCGAGGTCAACGACGCCGACGGCGTGCTAGACGAAGTCGATTATAGCCAGACGCTCGACAGCGGCGCGAATATTGACGGCACCGAATATGCAGCAGGCACAACGATCCATTCGGCCTATGACCTTCTGAACACCGACACGGGCCACAAAGTCACCAGCCTGCATTTTGGCGGAGACGGCTATGAGCAGGGTGCCATCCACGGCATGGTTTCGACTGTACGGTTTGAGCCCGGACAGACCTATACATTCAACGTCGAACGCACCTCGCACAGGAAGAACAACCAATACGAGGACTATGTTGCCTGTTTCGCCGCAGATACGCTGATCGGAACCTCAAAAGGCGACATCCGCGCTATCGACCTGAACGCCGGTGACTTGGTGGAAACGCAAGACGCAGCGGCGCAGGTTTTGCGCATGAAGCTGTCGCGCGAAGTAGGGGCCGAGGAACTTGCCAAACGTCCCAATCTACGCCCGATCTGCATCACGGCTGGTGCCTTGGGGCAGGGACTGCCGAAACGCGATCTCTGGGTCTCGCCTCAGCATCGGATGTTGGTGGACGGCCCGTTATGTGAGCGCATGTTCGGTCGCACCTCAGTCCTGATCCCTGCGCGGAAAATGTGCGCGTTGCCAGGGGTTTATGAAGATACATCCTGCACATCTGTCACTTATGTGCATCTGGTCTTTGACAGTCACCAACTGGTGTTCGCCGAAGGCGCGCCGTCCGAGAGTTTCTTTAACGGAGCCAACGAATTGGCTGGCATGTCCGAGGCCGCACGCCAAGAGTTTCTTACGCTTTTCCCTCAGGCCGATACACATCGTATCCAATCCGATGCCGTTCGTCCGATCCTTAAAGGCGCACAGGCGCGGGATTTGGCGCGCCGTCTTGGTAAAAACAATCAGAGGGCGCTGAAACTGGGCTAG
- a CDS encoding LysR family transcriptional regulator — protein sequence MSDTTQSLPPLTWLRAFEATARHLSFTRAASELNLTQSAVSQHVRSLESFLNRALFVRKTRALELTEDGSNYLPVVREAFDLLASGTQAFIGGDRGRSMVLQCNLAFSVFWLAPRLARLYEQHPWLVLNIVTPIWDPDRHAAGATIDIRFGRSEDMSRASIRLTREQFFPVCAPSYQDGKIDLTRATLFDCAGVTGSWGTWLKSKSPQSLPPRAVNLTSTFNISMQAAIYGAGITMSHNTLARDILARGDLIEPFDHRPELSEGYFLQPAPEHGSTPASRAFQEWIEEEMAAFQAG from the coding sequence ATGTCCGATACGACACAATCTCTGCCCCCTCTGACGTGGTTGCGCGCCTTTGAAGCAACCGCGCGGCATTTGTCATTCACCCGTGCTGCGAGTGAGTTGAACCTGACCCAATCCGCGGTCAGCCAGCATGTGCGCAGCCTTGAGAGTTTCCTGAACCGCGCGCTCTTTGTGCGTAAAACGCGGGCGCTGGAATTGACCGAGGACGGCAGCAATTATCTGCCCGTGGTGCGCGAAGCTTTTGATTTGCTGGCAAGTGGCACGCAAGCCTTCATTGGAGGCGACCGAGGCCGCAGCATGGTCTTGCAATGCAATCTGGCGTTTTCGGTGTTCTGGTTGGCACCCCGTCTGGCGCGGCTTTATGAACAGCACCCTTGGCTAGTGCTTAACATCGTAACCCCCATCTGGGATCCGGATCGTCATGCGGCCGGTGCCACCATCGACATCCGCTTTGGCCGGTCCGAGGATATGTCGCGCGCGTCGATCCGGCTGACGCGCGAGCAATTCTTCCCGGTTTGTGCGCCGAGTTATCAAGACGGCAAGATCGATCTTACGAGAGCGACTCTTTTTGACTGTGCTGGCGTGACAGGGTCATGGGGCACTTGGCTGAAATCAAAAAGCCCGCAATCCCTGCCCCCGCGCGCGGTAAACCTGACCTCGACGTTCAACATTTCCATGCAAGCAGCCATATATGGCGCTGGGATCACCATGTCGCATAACACGCTTGCGCGCGATATTCTGGCGCGCGGAGACCTTATTGAGCCTTTCGATCACCGTCCGGAACTGTCCGAGGGCTATTTCCTGCAACCTGCCCCCGAACACGGCAGCACCCCTGCGTCCCGCGCGTTTCAAGAATGGATCGAAGAGGAAATGGCAGCGTTTCAGGCAGGCTAG
- a CDS encoding class II aldolase and adducin N-terminal domain-containing protein, which produces MRDEHQTANLTHWDERVDMAAAFRWTARLGMHEAVANHFSLAVNEDGTQFLMNPNQRHFSRIKASDMLLLDANDPTTMDQPDAPDPTAWGLHGSIHRACPHARCVMHVHSIHATVLACLADSTLPPIDQNCAAFFNRYVVDDHYAGLAFEEEGTRCAAMLSDPKIKTMIMGNHGVLIIGDTVADTFNRLYYFERAAETYIRALQTGQPLRVLSDEIAEKTAQELDDYPDQSGRHLAELKAILDEEGSTYAN; this is translated from the coding sequence ATGCGCGACGAACACCAGACAGCCAACCTCACTCATTGGGACGAGAGGGTGGATATGGCCGCAGCCTTTCGATGGACTGCGCGACTGGGTATGCATGAGGCAGTCGCGAACCATTTCAGCCTCGCGGTGAATGAGGACGGCACCCAGTTTCTGATGAACCCGAACCAGCGCCATTTCAGCCGCATCAAAGCCTCTGATATGCTGCTTTTGGATGCCAACGATCCAACCACCATGGATCAACCCGATGCGCCCGATCCAACCGCTTGGGGCCTGCATGGCTCGATCCACCGCGCCTGCCCACATGCGCGCTGTGTGATGCATGTGCATTCGATCCACGCCACAGTTCTGGCCTGTCTGGCCGACAGCACCTTGCCGCCGATTGATCAGAACTGCGCAGCCTTCTTTAACCGCTATGTGGTGGATGACCACTACGCTGGACTGGCGTTTGAGGAAGAGGGCACGCGCTGTGCCGCTATGCTGTCTGATCCCAAGATCAAAACCATGATTATGGGCAACCACGGCGTTTTGATCATTGGCGATACAGTCGCTGATACCTTCAACCGGCTCTACTATTTCGAACGCGCCGCCGAGACCTATATCCGCGCGCTGCAAACCGGACAGCCTCTACGGGTATTGTCCGATGAGATTGCTGAGAAAACCGCGCAGGAACTGGATGACTACCCGGATCAAAGTGGGCGTCATCTTGCTGAACTCAAAGCCATTTTGGACGAAGAGGGCAGCACCTACGCCAACTAA
- a CDS encoding sterol desaturase family protein has product MTATDPESDRWHYRPDHLVPLNPLFSWPPSPRAVWNWYSGAWLQITALTLCMVMALVIYFAVLPPLETMQSFAFGWMFRIWLINMVAQTLVAGTLHWWLYIRKGQDMKTKFDRRDLTRNNGVFTFNNQVYDNIFWTLGSAMTVATVYQWVIWWAMANGFVATVTFAENPIWCVVWMAFIPMWSGLHFYWVHRLSHHPKLYKYVHAVHHRNVNVGPWSGISNHWYENILYFTTYFIHLIVPSHPLHLLFHNMFQQVSPILSHSGFEKLIVKESEAARSGDFFHQLHHRYFECNYGTSEIPFDRWFGTYHDGTAEATTRTRAFKKQMYTK; this is encoded by the coding sequence ATGACCGCAACAGATCCAGAAAGCGACCGCTGGCATTATCGGCCAGACCATCTGGTGCCGCTAAATCCGCTGTTCAGCTGGCCGCCCAGCCCCCGCGCCGTGTGGAACTGGTATAGCGGGGCGTGGTTGCAAATCACGGCATTGACGCTTTGCATGGTCATGGCGCTGGTCATCTATTTTGCCGTTTTGCCGCCGCTTGAAACGATGCAGAGCTTCGCCTTTGGCTGGATGTTCCGCATCTGGCTGATCAATATGGTGGCCCAGACCTTGGTGGCCGGCACCCTACATTGGTGGCTTTATATCCGCAAAGGTCAGGACATGAAGACCAAGTTCGACCGGCGCGATCTGACGCGGAACAACGGGGTCTTTACCTTCAACAATCAGGTCTATGACAATATCTTCTGGACGCTCGGCAGCGCGATGACGGTGGCGACCGTCTATCAATGGGTCATCTGGTGGGCGATGGCGAATGGCTTTGTGGCGACGGTGACCTTTGCGGAAAATCCGATCTGGTGTGTTGTCTGGATGGCTTTCATTCCCATGTGGTCAGGCCTGCACTTTTACTGGGTGCACCGGCTGTCCCATCACCCGAAGCTCTATAAATACGTCCACGCTGTGCATCACCGGAACGTCAATGTCGGGCCGTGGTCGGGGATTTCGAACCATTGGTACGAAAACATCCTCTACTTCACGACCTATTTCATCCATCTGATCGTGCCCAGCCATCCGCTGCACCTGCTGTTTCACAATATGTTCCAACAGGTTAGCCCGATCCTGTCGCATTCAGGGTTCGAAAAGCTGATCGTAAAGGAAAGCGAGGCAGCGCGGTCCGGGGATTTCTTCCATCAGCTGCATCACCGCTATTTCGAGTGCAATTACGGAACCTCGGAAATCCCCTTTGACCGCTGGTTTGGCACCTATCACGACGGCACCGCCGAGGCGACGACGCGGACGCGGGCCTTCAAGAAACAGATGTACACAAAGTGA
- a CDS encoding 3-methyl-2-oxobutanoate hydroxymethyltransferase — MKRIYDFSRSPAERNYTIADLQALKGSGKKLSMSNPANADELRACIEAGIDLLVVWESQIEEVRQIAPTHFAGVGSTWAQFGSAQEIMDHAFDMMRKGGDMYYTLRSFDVMEMLAKEGIPVQSHIGLIPTFSHYCGGLRGFGRKADEAMEIYKTLKRMEDVGVFAVEAECIAEEVLEAVNGKTSIVTFSLGSGMAGDVIMSFVADVCGEASEEDTPPKHAHAFGNVGRLHKQIHEERVAALGEFHREVVAENFPYASTNIGMHAGEKEKFLEALDKWTPTHQ, encoded by the coding sequence ATGAAACGGATCTATGATTTTAGCCGCAGCCCCGCCGAGCGGAACTACACCATCGCCGATCTGCAGGCATTGAAGGGCTCGGGCAAAAAGCTCTCGATGTCCAATCCCGCCAATGCCGACGAGCTACGCGCCTGTATCGAGGCGGGGATCGACCTTTTGGTAGTCTGGGAGAGCCAGATCGAAGAGGTCCGCCAAATCGCACCGACGCATTTCGCTGGCGTCGGCTCGACCTGGGCGCAGTTCGGCTCGGCGCAAGAAATCATGGACCATGCCTTTGATATGATGCGCAAAGGCGGGGACATGTATTATACGCTCCGGTCTTTTGACGTGATGGAGATGCTCGCCAAGGAAGGCATTCCGGTGCAAAGCCACATCGGCCTGATCCCGACCTTCAGCCACTATTGCGGAGGTCTGCGTGGCTTTGGCCGCAAGGCAGATGAGGCGATGGAAATCTACAAGACGCTGAAACGCATGGAAGACGTGGGCGTCTTTGCGGTTGAGGCCGAATGCATCGCCGAAGAGGTACTTGAGGCGGTGAATGGCAAGACCTCGATCGTGACCTTCTCGCTGGGATCGGGCATGGCGGGCGATGTGATTATGTCCTTCGTGGCGGATGTCTGCGGTGAGGCCAGCGAAGAAGACACGCCCCCCAAACACGCCCATGCCTTTGGCAATGTGGGGCGCTTGCACAAGCAAATCCACGAAGAACGTGTCGCAGCCCTTGGTGAATTCCACCGCGAAGTCGTGGCCGAGAATTTCCCCTATGCCAGCACCAACATCGGCATGCATGCAGGGGAAAAAGAGAAATTCCTCGAGGCTTTGGACAAATGGACGCCCACGCATCAGTAA
- the cueR gene encoding Cu(I)-responsive transcriptional regulator codes for MNIGQVAKSSGIPVKTIRYYEEIGFIRPDRDANGYRNFDDRDLHKLAFIGRARSLGFTIEECRALLALYEDQSRASADVKRLAMDHLKDIDAKIAALKSMRDTLSDLVTSCAGDDRPDCPILNDLAGR; via the coding sequence ATGAACATCGGACAAGTTGCGAAGTCCTCGGGGATCCCGGTGAAGACCATTCGCTACTACGAAGAGATCGGCTTTATCCGCCCGGATCGCGACGCCAATGGCTATCGGAATTTCGACGACAGAGACCTGCATAAGCTGGCCTTTATCGGTCGCGCGCGGTCTTTGGGGTTCACCATCGAGGAATGTCGCGCGCTTTTGGCGCTATATGAAGACCAATCCCGCGCCAGTGCCGACGTAAAACGCCTTGCCATGGATCACCTGAAGGACATCGACGCCAAGATCGCCGCGCTGAAATCCATGCGGGACACGCTGTCTGACCTTGTGACCTCTTGCGCGGGTGATGACCGTCCCGATTGTCCGATCCTGAATGATCTTGCAGGGCGCTAA
- a CDS encoding sulfatase-like hydrolase/transferase, translating to MNILYIMYDQLRFDYLSCAGHPHLQTPNFDRVAAMGVRFSNAYIQSPICGSSRMSSYTGRYVSSHGAAWNGYPLRVGELTMGDHLRKAGMGCWLIGKTHMKADAEGMARLGLAPDSVIGARQAECGFDVWIRDDGLWGYGPDGFYDEKRSPYNEYLKAQGYEGENPWADFANAGVTDGQIASGWMFENADKPANIREEHSETPWLTDRTIDFIEQAEGPWCAHVSYIKPHWPFIVPAPYHDMYGENHVPMPLRHDVEREDAHPVYGAYMQNAISSAFQRDEVRQKVIPAYMGLIKQCDDQLGRLLDYLEQTDRMKDTMIVLTSDHGDYLGDHWMGEKELFHEQSVKVPLIVYDPRRQADATRGTICDALVESIDLAPTFVEAAGGKVADHILEGRALTPWLHGEAPDWRDFAISEYDFSATSVCVKLGLEPRDARLFMVFDGRFKLIHAEGGFRPMLFDLETDPEEFHDLAKTDTHQAEIDRLYGYLAQWGRRLSQRVTKSEDDIKAMRGKSGRRGILPFLYDGSEVPEEWIQKYVGPAPKRPD from the coding sequence ATGAACATCCTTTACATCATGTATGATCAGTTGCGGTTTGATTACCTAAGCTGTGCGGGCCATCCGCATCTGCAAACCCCGAATTTCGACCGTGTGGCGGCGATGGGCGTGCGCTTTTCCAATGCTTATATTCAGTCGCCCATCTGTGGCTCGTCGCGCATGAGCAGCTATACGGGTCGCTATGTCTCGTCCCATGGAGCGGCGTGGAATGGCTATCCCCTGCGGGTCGGGGAGCTGACCATGGGCGATCATCTGCGCAAGGCGGGGATGGGCTGTTGGCTCATCGGCAAGACCCATATGAAGGCCGATGCCGAGGGTATGGCGCGGCTGGGCCTTGCGCCTGACTCTGTGATCGGCGCGCGGCAGGCGGAATGCGGGTTTGACGTCTGGATCAGAGACGATGGGCTATGGGGCTATGGGCCTGACGGGTTCTATGACGAGAAACGCAGCCCCTATAATGAATACCTTAAGGCGCAGGGCTATGAAGGCGAAAACCCTTGGGCGGATTTTGCCAATGCAGGTGTCACAGACGGCCAGATCGCCTCGGGCTGGATGTTCGAAAATGCCGACAAGCCTGCCAACATTCGCGAGGAACACAGCGAGACGCCCTGGCTGACCGACCGCACCATTGATTTCATCGAACAGGCCGAGGGGCCATGGTGCGCTCATGTCAGCTATATCAAACCCCATTGGCCCTTCATCGTGCCCGCGCCCTATCACGATATGTATGGCGAAAATCACGTGCCAATGCCTCTGCGCCATGATGTCGAACGCGAGGATGCGCATCCGGTCTATGGGGCCTATATGCAGAACGCGATCTCAAGCGCATTTCAGCGTGATGAGGTCCGCCAAAAGGTCATCCCTGCCTATATGGGGCTGATCAAGCAATGCGATGATCAGCTTGGGCGCTTGCTGGACTATTTGGAACAAACCGATCGCATGAAAGACACGATGATCGTGCTGACCTCTGATCATGGCGACTATCTAGGCGATCACTGGATGGGCGAGAAGGAACTGTTCCACGAGCAGTCCGTAAAGGTGCCTCTCATTGTCTATGACCCACGTCGACAGGCTGACGCAACGCGAGGCACGATCTGTGACGCTTTGGTGGAATCCATCGACCTCGCGCCGACCTTTGTCGAAGCCGCTGGAGGCAAAGTGGCGGATCACATCCTAGAGGGACGCGCCTTAACCCCCTGGCTGCATGGGGAGGCGCCCGATTGGCGCGACTTTGCGATCAGCGAATATGATTTTTCGGCGACCTCTGTCTGTGTGAAGCTGGGGCTCGAGCCACGGGATGCGCGGCTGTTCATGGTCTTTGACGGGCGGTTTAAACTGATCCACGCCGAGGGTGGCTTCCGCCCTATGCTGTTTGACCTAGAAACCGACCCCGAGGAATTCCATGACCTCGCCAAAACCGACACGCATCAGGCCGAGATTGACCGGCTTTATGGCTATCTCGCGCAATGGGGGCGGCGCTTGTCGCAGCGGGTGACGAAATCTGAGGACGACATCAAAGCCATGCGCGGCAAAAGCGGACGGCGCGGGATTTTGCCGTTCCTCTATGATGGCTCTGAGGTGCCTGAAGAGTGGATCCAGAAATACGTGGGCCCCGCGCCAAAACGGCCTGATTAG